AGGGGGGAATCGCTGTCGTAGCCCATGAGGGTGGGCATATGAAAGGCCGTGCTCAACCCCGTCTGTCCCTGCTGGACCAGATAATGGAAGCGCTGATTGGTATCCTCGGCCGAGCCCAGCCCGGCAAACATGCGCATGGTCCAGAGACGACCGCGATACATGGAAAGCTGAACCCCTCGGGTGTAGGGATAGGAACAGGGGTAATTCAAATCACCTTCATAATCCATTCCGGCGACGTCCGTCGGAGAATAGATATTTTTTATCTCCAGGTCGGAGACCGTCGAAAATCGTTGTTGCCTTTCCGGGTAACGGGAAAGCTGTGCGGAAAGTTCTTTTTCCCAGGCTTCCCTCCCATTCCGGTCCTTTTCCATTTGGTCGTCTTTAAACATCTTGGACATAATCACCTCGCACTTTCCGGATGGAGCGGTCAGCCATCAGCTTTTAACATTCAGCAACCCTCTTGACCGTT
This portion of the Deltaproteobacteria bacterium genome encodes:
- a CDS encoding methylmalonyl-CoA mutase; amino-acid sequence: MFKDDQMEKDRNGREAWEKELSAQLSRYPERQQRFSTVSDLEIKNIYSPTDVAGMDYEGDLNYPCSYPYTRGVQLSMYRGRLWTMRMFAGLGSAEDTNQRFHYLVQQGQTGLSTAFHMPTLMGYDSDSPL